From the Cucumis sativus cultivar 9930 chromosome 5, Cucumber_9930_V3, whole genome shotgun sequence genome, the window ttatgaGGTTTTATCTAAACTTTTATGTTATCTCTTCAAGTTTTAGGTTACGTTTGTCCATacgattttaaaaatattttggtgagGTTTTGTTTGTGTCCCAAAATCACACTATGTATCAAATTGTTTGTTGTTGAGGATTGTATTCCATTCAAATGAAAACActtttatctatttaattaaattgaaaaataaatttatattttttatatggtaaattttaatgttattaacttttttaacaaaatttagtttgaCTAAATTTAAGGTTACCGAAAGTGTGCACAGGCTAAGATCAAACATTTAAACATACTAAAATTATGAACAGATTAAACTCCAAAGAATAATGATCAAGATGGTATTACCTATAACCAATAATACATTTAGTCATTTATTTTGGACCAGGGGTCATCGTCCcataatattgtttatttaaatttaacatttgtgactttattttttgaatagattaaaatatcttatCCTAATCAAAATAGTTGTTATTATGACACAagttttttattgaatttattttattgttctcAGTTATATCTAGCACAACTCTCAAACGAGTTAGAAGAGGTTAATTACTTTATGATTGAAAACTgcaaagacaaaaaaaactattttcatattaattgatttaaacaCTCCTCCAACAAGTCGCAACTATTTCATTTGATCAATCTTATTTATACGATAAAAGCATGCAAtcttaaacaaaagaaatacaattcacttgatttataaaataccTCAAATGGGGATATTAAGCTCAACTAAAATTATCGGCTTTGATCTAGAGAACTGTAGGGtgtattgttattttatatgtaCATAATATGCATCTTCACGAACTCACCTTGCATTCTCTTATGTTTAGTTTGAATGTTCGCAACCTTAAAAGGGCTTGTACTTCTATTGTGAGATCGAAAATAACAGCTCTCATcgagatatttttttcttgagttATCTGTACAGGAATTCAAtggaacaaattaaatataaatcaaaatgaaataatatatatatagaaaaacaGAACTAGCTTTGAAATTggtctaattaaaaataaaaataacgcCCGGCGTTCTACAACGCACATTTACTACTAAGTTCCTACCCTCCCCATCTCTTCCCGTCTTGTTTCCATCGCCCGAAAACCATGTGTGCTGCGAACCGCTATAGATTTCGGGAACGTTTCGGacaaaattgaaccaaaaatcAATACAACAATGTTAGGGTTTCTCACAATCCCACACCAATTGAAGGTTTCCCCATCTTTCGCTTCAATCTCATCACCTTCTTCCCTCTTTCGTCCACTCTACAAATTTCCTATCCATCACACATTTTACAACTCCCAATTTCTAATTTCCAGTGACCACAGAAGATTCACAGCGTTTGCGAGCAACAAGAACACTGAATTTGGCGGAAGTAtaaaggaaagagaaggagaaagaaatgggGCAAACGGCTCCTCTAATGGCGGCGATGACTTGAAGAAAGAACGAGGGCCGGTTTTCAATATCAAATGGGCTGAACTTTTGATCGACCCGGATCCTGATAACATCTTGGCCGTTGCGTTGACTGGTTTGCTTGCTTGGGCAAGTGTGCAGGTCTTGTGGCAGCTATTCTTCATCTCTTTGGCTATTTTAGTGGCTGCTCTTAAGTATTCTTTTATTGCCGcgcttcttcttttcattctaATTACTTTACTTTAGAAGTGCAACAACATTCTGTATAGTCCCTTCACTTTTATGCTTGATTAATTGGATTTCCATCGAAATTCCATGGCTTCGGTGAATAAATGTGTTTGTCTAGTGTTATGAGAAAGCAAAACTGCAAATACAGTAGGCTGTAGGTTTATGTTATGTCCTGAATTTTGGTACCCCTTAGTCGGAGCATATGCATTAACTAGTTGAGCTATCCGTCCCGTGCTGATTTTTAAGTTGTTAAATTAGGTAATTTTTGTACCACATTTTTGGAATGTCTAGTGACCAAGTCACTAAATTGATAAGTCGCAATTTCTAAAACGGACTATGTATTGTACCCGGTGGTAGACATTTTACTAGAGGTTTTTAATGTATCAACCCACCTTTGTTCAATTGCTGTTGAAGCCTATACTTGGATGAGTGGAGGGTAGACGATTTCAAAGTGGGCTTCTCTTCATTAGATATAGAAGATCTCCAAGAATTTGGATCTTAATATTGGCATTGGTCTGGACAAATGTTTATGTGGCACCATTCAAATTCTGCCTCCTTTTACTATTGCTAACAGTGTAACTGAGGCAGCCTTTTAAGGATTACTTGAAAACATGCTAAACGAAAGCCAACATGTAGAGAGACAGTTACCCAACTCTTTGGACAAAGAACTTCAGAGCAAAGCCAAATAAACCACCAAAGACTTCctcttcattaatttttttccagtttttctctttttagaCTTGCCAAGAGGTACTTAAAGCACGTTTGATTTCTTCTCAAACCAAAACTCACTGCCCGGTATGAGACATCTTTTATTAACTGAACTAGGAAAAGCCTCTTGGCTTCCAAAGGTCCTGAAAAGCTCCCGCCACAATTGAGAGGAGAAAGAGCAGTCTAGGAATAAGTGATCCACAATCTCCTCATTCAAGTTGCTTTTGCAATACCAATTTGTTGAAGCATTTAGTTTGGAAGAATAGTTTTAATCTTCTCATCAGTGTCAAGGCATTCAATGAACGAACTTTGGAAGGATGGTCAGCAATGTAAGATGGAAAATTTCAGAGCTTTCTTGCATTCAAACTCTCTTATCAGAAGTGGTAGATATGCGAAAATCTTCAATAGCTCATTAGAGGCTAAATGGACCTTCTGCCTCATTTGTTAAGATATCTTCTCATGATGAGGGAGTGAGAATGATACAGGGATTGTGCGTTTACTTTCTTAGGAACCAAAAGAACCACATTAACAATCCTTGTTTTGCATTGTATTCTTGTAGAGGAGCCTTCTAAGTTCTAACAATGGGATTTTAAGTTTAAGTGTAACTAGATTCTTTAAGCGTTGTTTGgtaactatttgattttggaGAATTAAACTTATGAACACTACTTCAATCCGTTGGTTTATGCTTTGATGTCCAAATTTTAGGAGTGTTCTCGAAATCACAACcaaactttaaaaactaagaaaaaatagttttctaaaactcgtttttgtttttagaaattgataaaaaaactcaaatgttTATATAGGAATAAGCACttagtttttctattaaattggCTTTGAGCTCCAAGGAGCAATTTGTTGCTGTGTTGCACTAGCTTGGTTGATTAGTAGTAAAGTGTTGTATTGTCCAATTGGTGGTTCGATTCTTCCACCATAGAAAATACGTCCTTATGGAATCTGCTTGGGGGCCTAACAGTATTCGAGAGCTGATTGCTATTGCTCTGTAAAGTCAATAGGTAGTCTTCCTCCGTTAGCTGGAAAGTTGTTGAATGAACTCTCATAGGTTGCTCTGATGGTCAATAAAGTCCAATAAAAGGGTAAGAGCAAATGAATTCAAAGTCATGTAGTTACTTGCCTAAGTATTAATATCTCATGAGTTACGTTGataaccaaatataataattatgagTAATAATTATGAGTTACATTGACAACCAAGTGTTAAGCAGCAGTCTTGTGAGAATAGTCTAAGTGTGCATTCTTTATGGTTgatatcaaaaaagaaaaaaagagtagtAAGACATGTCTTCATAACTAAGGGTTTTATTGGTGGTGGTTTGTACATCCTAAGAAGGTTCTGCTTTAATGACATAACAAATcatgttttttataattgtatatatacaacaatatgatagaactaagacatgcacaacggaaaaagaattgaatttctaccctaattgctacaattaacatgtaaccctAAACCAATCAAATTagagttttagaaaatattacctttgaagctttcaaaaaactttgataacTTATTACCAATTCAAACCTAGTACTCAATTACTATCCTTTGGACAAAAAATtaggttgtgggacccaatttggtgtagaaagtaatgaaGATAAAAGGGGATTAGAAGGTAGTAGTTTATTTCTTGGTTGAGATATTggagaataataaaaaggccaaaaattttcaaccatttgaaaacacctctatttagaacctaattacatgaaaaaatgcatgtaattaatttgtcaaatctcaacacctaatgttccacttCTAGGTGTCTacatctcatatagccacatatcccactaagagttagtgggattatccaacaaaatgttggattttcccactaacttagtccaatggtaaaatggtcattagatatttcaagtcaaaagccaaactttgacttttcttagtcaaaagtcaatattttgactttttaccattttgtccatcttgactaattccaacctcccgagcatgaatccgcattcatttttccaaaattcaaatcacatttgaatataaggccggtcaaagtttgacttttcaaagttaaaagtcaactttttgactttttactatttttgacaaatttcatcaattccgagttcttagtatgaatctgcattcatacttatagtatgtaaaacataaagctctatttctaattagaagaccgatgactatatcactatatttgtcggtttcctctttcttctcccaattcgaacaattcgacttatttcatcacactgttctaagtttaatccatatgagctagcagaggaacctaatggacctatagatcatgggctccaacgattcaagattaactagctaaactcttttaaaccgagttaatcaacattcgttaactaacgggtcattccactaaagtcccgtagttgcactcccctcactatagatatatttgtgtccatttgataaaaccataatcagtaagttaatccttcacaggttgctcgtaaccttggctgggtcaaaataccgttttacccccaagattacatcttgctccttaagtcccactaatccactattgaacaattggtttaaggttcaacctataaacttaatccctctcgggccaatgagagggtggggccccttgttcaagacttggattcagtgcttaagagaacaacttATCTACTAACCttaaagcgggtaggagtgaattccatcttgtaccttatgttcccagctatccacccgatcttacctctgaaatgggaggcttattgggccaatgttgatgagctgccctcacctatgcagatatgaggataatctcgtgtgaacaggagttcatagttaaacccaggtcatcaataatcgagATGGTCAGTTTTAAACtgtaaacggtgttataacgtaaaaaagactaattcatggttcagtcttatgtaaacattttacataggatgccccactttcatgtctctacatgaacgattcaggatcacctcgtttgtactacaaagtgggccgcatccatagtttctctaaataaggcgcccaacctttatttcatatactatagactatttaggctatatactcgaacttgatccacgtttatgtttacacataaatttcaagtttattaaaaaatagccttggaacttgatttattggatttaagattataatatttaatttctcaataacaattttattgaacagaagatgattacaaactacgagttttaggactAAAACTTCTAGTGGTatgagagaatatat encodes:
- the LOC105435592 gene encoding uncharacterized protein LOC105435592; translated protein: MLGFLTIPHQLKVSPSFASISSPSSLFRPLYKFPIHHTFYNSQFLISSDHRRFTAFASNKNTEFGGSIKEREGERNGANGSSNGGDDLKKERGPVFNIKWAELLIDPDPDNILAVALTGLLAWASVQVLWQLFFISLAILVAALKYSFIAALLLFILITLL